The Euzebya sp. genomic sequence GATGTGCGTCGGACGACCTGGATCTCCACAGGTCGGCATCGAAGTGGCCGTGCGCATGGGGGAGATGCTGCAGCGCGACCCCGTCGAGACCGACACCGATGTCGAGGACGACCGTGCCCTCACCACCTGACACGACCCGACTGCCCCGCCCGCCTGGCGATCCGGAGGCCACCGCCGATCCGGACGCGTACCGGCGCTGGGCGCAACGTCGCGTGATGCGGGCTCTGGTGATCACCCAGATCTTCGGGGGCGCCGGCCTGGCTGCTGGGGTCAGCGTCGGCGCGCTGCTCGCAGAGGACCTCCTCGGGTCGACCCGCGGCGCGGGCCTCCCGGCGGCTCTGTTCACCGCCGGCGCCGCCGGTGCGGCGATCGGCGTCGGCTGGCTGTCAGAGCGGTGCGGACGCCGACCTGGCCTGGCGGTCGGGTATGCCGTGGGGGCGGCGGGAGGTGCCGGGGTGGTGCTCGCGGCGGCGACCGAGCACGTGCCCTTGCTGCTGGCGTCGCTGATGGTCTACGGGGCGGGCAGCGCGACCAACCTGCAGTGCCGCTACGCCGGTGCGGACCTGGTCCATGAGTCCCACCGCGGCCGCGCGGTCAGCACGGTCCTCGTCGCGACGACCCTTGGCGCGGTCGCCGGGCCGAACCTCCTCCAGGTCACCGGCGACCTGGCTGTGGCCGTCGACCTCCCGCGGCTGAGCGGCCCGTTCGTGCTCGCATCAGCCGTCTACGCGATCGCCGGAGCGGTGACCGCCGCGTTGCTGCGCCCCGACCCGCTCCTGACCGCGCGACGTCTGGATGCCGTCGGTCTCGACCTCGCGCACCCTCCCGCGGTGCCCGTCGACGAGACGCCGTGGGGGAGCGTGGCATCGAGCGCCGCTCCGTCCACGTGGTGGCAGCGGCGTCGCCCCCTCGTCCTGGCGGCGACCGGGATGGTCCTGGCCCAGGCGGTCATGGTGGCGGTGATGACCATGACCCCCGTCCACCTCGAGGACCACGGCCACGGCCTCGACGCGGTCGGGCTCATCATCGGCCTGCACATCGGCGCGATGTACCTGCCCTCACCGGTCACCGGGCGGCTGGTCGACCGCTTCTCACCGTCGGCGATCACGGCGGCGGGTGGCGTGGTCCTCGTCACCGCAGCGCTCGCCGCCGGGGCCGCCGGGAGCAGCACGCGCACCCTCGGGGTCGCGTTGGTGCTCCTCGGCATCGGGTGGAACCTCTCCCTGGTCGGCGGTACGGCGCTGGTGACGAACCTCACCACGCTCGCCGACCGCGCCCGCACTCAGGGCAGCGTCGACCTCGGCGTGGCCCTTGCGGGCGCCGCAGGGGGTCTGTCCAGCGGGGCCGTGGTCGCCGCCGCCGGCTTCCGGGCGCTCGGCCTGGTTGCCGCCGGGCTGGCCGGTCTCATCACCCTCAGCGTCT encodes the following:
- a CDS encoding MFS transporter; amino-acid sequence: MPSPPDTTRLPRPPGDPEATADPDAYRRWAQRRVMRALVITQIFGGAGLAAGVSVGALLAEDLLGSTRGAGLPAALFTAGAAGAAIGVGWLSERCGRRPGLAVGYAVGAAGGAGVVLAAATEHVPLLLASLMVYGAGSATNLQCRYAGADLVHESHRGRAVSTVLVATTLGAVAGPNLLQVTGDLAVAVDLPRLSGPFVLASAVYAIAGAVTAALLRPDPLLTARRLDAVGLDLAHPPAVPVDETPWGSVASSAAPSTWWQRRRPLVLAATGMVLAQAVMVAVMTMTPVHLEDHGHGLDAVGLIIGLHIGAMYLPSPVTGRLVDRFSPSAITAAGGVVLVTAALAAGAAGSSTRTLGVALVLLGIGWNLSLVGGTALVTNLTTLADRARTQGSVDLGVALAGAAGGLSSGAVVAAAGFRALGLVAAGLAGLITLSVLRVRRRAQAS